In one Pseudomonas sp. SG20056 genomic region, the following are encoded:
- a CDS encoding histidine kinase N-terminal 7TM domain-containing protein gives MNACGNSGWALSGPVILTCLVCIGVLLLARWVTRQRYFPGRESFIVLHLASLWWMIAASLEMAAQGPQCKVFWATMAWPGILVVPTFWAVFLWQYVNSVRQPLPLRSTLGLAVVPLLIWLMALSNPWHGLFYGAGTAPLSDEPGAPIRYQHGPLFYAAAAYVYLFMAFCMGVVLRAAIVSYGVHRRHYLAFVFVTAVPWVANISYVVFGWMLFGFDPTPFSFAFTLVAFAWLIVGVRLFDLLPVARHLLLDALIDPVLVVDAQLRVIEANPAALKLANLRSGWQGRQLADWPILGADLQQLLSQQVQGEHERLLTLANSARYFEVRIRAIERVTHRGTLMLGQMLYLRDVTQRHLSELKLAEALALSEERLRTITNLHEQLQEQALCDPLTGLYNRRYLDEFFARELAVAQRERTPISLALIDLDHFKRLNDEHGHLEGDDVLKGVAQHLLENLRSSDAVFRIGGEEFLLILPRADAHEARARLETICRDLAAHPLPTRGGARYVTLSAGLALWPEQGLVLDELLQVADAALYQAKHAGRNRVCSLA, from the coding sequence ATGAATGCCTGCGGTAATTCCGGCTGGGCGCTCAGCGGCCCGGTGATTCTCACCTGTCTGGTCTGTATCGGGGTACTGCTGCTGGCCCGCTGGGTTACGCGGCAGCGCTATTTCCCTGGGCGCGAAAGCTTTATCGTGCTGCACTTGGCGAGCCTCTGGTGGATGATTGCTGCCAGCCTGGAAATGGCCGCGCAAGGCCCACAGTGCAAGGTGTTCTGGGCCACCATGGCCTGGCCGGGGATTCTGGTGGTGCCCACCTTCTGGGCGGTCTTCCTTTGGCAATACGTCAACAGCGTGCGTCAACCGCTGCCGCTGCGCAGCACCCTGGGGTTGGCCGTGGTGCCGTTACTGATCTGGCTGATGGCCCTGAGTAACCCCTGGCACGGCCTGTTCTATGGCGCGGGTACGGCGCCACTGAGCGATGAGCCAGGCGCGCCGATTCGCTATCAGCACGGGCCGCTGTTCTACGCCGCCGCTGCTTACGTTTATCTGTTTATGGCCTTCTGCATGGGTGTAGTGCTGCGCGCGGCCATCGTCAGTTATGGCGTGCATCGGCGCCATTACCTGGCGTTTGTCTTCGTCACGGCAGTGCCCTGGGTTGCCAATATCAGTTACGTGGTGTTTGGCTGGATGCTCTTTGGCTTCGATCCGACGCCGTTCAGTTTTGCCTTTACCTTGGTGGCGTTTGCCTGGCTGATTGTCGGTGTGCGCCTGTTTGACCTGCTGCCGGTGGCCCGCCATCTGCTGCTGGATGCCCTGATAGATCCGGTGCTGGTAGTTGATGCACAGTTGCGCGTGATTGAAGCCAACCCGGCGGCATTGAAGCTCGCCAATCTGCGCAGTGGTTGGCAAGGGCGGCAGCTGGCCGACTGGCCGATTCTCGGCGCGGATTTGCAGCAGCTGCTGAGCCAGCAGGTTCAGGGCGAACATGAGCGCCTGCTGACCCTGGCCAACTCGGCGCGGTATTTCGAGGTGCGTATTCGCGCCATTGAGCGCGTGACTCATCGCGGCACGCTGATGCTGGGGCAGATGCTCTACCTGCGTGATGTCACTCAGCGCCACCTCAGCGAACTGAAGCTGGCCGAAGCCCTGGCCTTGAGTGAAGAGCGCTTGCGCACCATCACCAACCTGCATGAGCAACTGCAGGAACAGGCGCTGTGTGATCCGCTGACCGGGCTCTACAACCGGCGTTATCTGGATGAATTCTTTGCCCGTGAGCTGGCCGTGGCGCAGCGCGAGCGCACACCGATTTCCCTGGCACTGATCGACCTGGATCACTTCAAACGGCTCAACGACGAGCACGGCCACCTTGAAGGCGACGATGTGCTCAAGGGCGTGGCCCAGCACCTGCTGGAGAACCTTCGCAGCTCCGATGCGGTGTTCCGTATTGGTGGCGAAGAGTTTCTGCTGATCCTGCCGCGCGCCGATGCCCATGAAGCGCGTGCGCGCCTGGAAACCATCTGCCGTGACTTGGCCGCACACCCACTACCGACCCGTGGCGGCGCACGATACGTCACCCTGTCCGCCGGCCTTGCACTGTGGCCTGAACAGGGTCTGGTGCTCGATGAACTGCTGCAGGTGGCCGATGCCGCGCTGTATCAAGCCAAGCATGCGGGGCGTAACAGGGTCTGCAGTCTGGCCTGA
- a CDS encoding class 1 fructose-bisphosphatase: protein MSRVTLSRYLIEQTRSNNTPADLRFLIEVVARACKEISHQVSKGALGGVLGSMGTENVQGEVQKKLDVISNEILLEANEWGGHLAGMASEEMDNAYQIPGKYPKGAYLLVFDPLDGSSNIDVNVSVGTIFSVLRCPDRNGAEGDLGEEAFLQPGTEQVAAGYAIYGPQTMLLLTLGDGVKGFTLDRELGSFVLTHDNIKVPESTKEFAINMSNQRHWEAPVQRYVSELLAGEEGPLGKNYNMRWIASMVADVHRILTRGGVFMYPRDSREPEKPGKLRLMYEANPMSMIIEQAGGVATNGTQRILDIQPTSLHQRVAVFLGSKEEVLRISAYHRE from the coding sequence ATGTCCCGCGTTACCCTCAGCCGCTACCTGATCGAGCAGACCCGCAGCAACAATACCCCGGCCGATCTGCGTTTTCTTATCGAAGTGGTCGCGCGGGCCTGCAAGGAAATCAGCCATCAGGTATCCAAAGGTGCACTGGGCGGCGTGCTGGGCAGCATGGGCACCGAGAACGTGCAGGGCGAGGTGCAGAAGAAGCTCGACGTGATTTCCAACGAAATCCTGCTGGAAGCCAACGAGTGGGGCGGTCACCTGGCCGGTATGGCGTCGGAAGAAATGGACAACGCCTACCAGATTCCCGGCAAGTACCCGAAAGGTGCCTACCTGCTGGTATTCGACCCGCTGGACGGTTCTAGCAACATCGACGTCAACGTTTCGGTCGGCACTATCTTCTCGGTGCTGCGTTGTCCGGACCGCAATGGTGCCGAGGGTGACCTGGGTGAAGAAGCCTTCCTGCAGCCGGGCACCGAGCAGGTAGCTGCCGGTTACGCGATCTATGGCCCGCAGACCATGCTGCTGCTGACCCTTGGTGATGGCGTTAAAGGCTTTACCCTAGACCGTGAGCTGGGCAGCTTTGTGCTGACCCACGACAACATCAAGGTGCCGGAGTCGACCAAGGAATTCGCCATCAACATGTCCAACCAGCGCCACTGGGAGGCGCCGGTACAGCGCTATGTCAGCGAGTTGCTGGCGGGCGAAGAAGGCCCGCTGGGCAAGAATTACAACATGCGTTGGATTGCCTCGATGGTGGCCGACGTGCATCGCATCCTCACCCGTGGTGGCGTGTTCATGTACCCGCGCGACAGCCGTGAGCCGGAGAAGCCGGGCAAGCTGCGCCTGATGTACGAAGCCAACCCGATGTCGATGATCATCGAGCAGGCCGGCGGCGTGGCCACCAACGGCACCCAGCGCATTCTCGATATTCAGCCGACGTCCCTGCACCAGCGCGTCGCAGTCTTCCTGGGTTCCAAGGAAGAAGTGCTGCGTATCAGCGCCTATCACCGCGAGTAA
- a CDS encoding DUF924 family protein, with amino-acid sequence MSAPWQPLLDWWFGAVGCGTGMTAAQVAASRTGLWFGKQDRQDDQAREQFGALVEQALGNQLQDWQREPEGWLANLLLLDQLPRMVFRDTPRAFAGDRLARPLALHGLAQGWDQALPPIQRVFAYLVLEHAEDLQLQNQSVQLFQALLEQAASAERELFAGYLDYAERHQRVIARFGRFPHRNQILGRASSAEESAFLLEPGSRF; translated from the coding sequence ATGAGCGCGCCCTGGCAGCCGTTACTCGACTGGTGGTTTGGTGCGGTCGGCTGTGGTACTGGCATGACGGCTGCCCAAGTGGCAGCCAGCCGTACTGGGCTGTGGTTCGGCAAGCAAGATCGTCAGGATGATCAGGCCCGTGAGCAGTTTGGCGCGCTGGTCGAGCAGGCTCTGGGCAACCAGCTGCAAGACTGGCAGCGCGAGCCTGAAGGCTGGCTGGCAAACCTGCTGTTGCTCGATCAGCTGCCGCGCATGGTCTTTCGTGATACGCCGCGCGCCTTTGCCGGCGACCGGCTGGCGCGCCCGCTGGCTTTGCATGGCCTGGCGCAAGGCTGGGATCAGGCATTGCCGCCGATCCAGCGGGTGTTTGCCTACCTGGTGCTGGAGCATGCCGAAGACCTGCAGCTGCAGAATCAGTCCGTGCAGCTTTTTCAGGCATTGCTTGAGCAGGCTGCAAGCGCCGAGCGCGAGCTGTTTGCCGGCTATCTGGATTATGCCGAGCGCCATCAGCGAGTAATCGCGCGCTTTGGCCGCTTTCCCCATCGCAATCAGATACTCGGGCGCGCTTCCAGCGCTGAGGAATCTGCCTTTCTGCTGGAACCTGGCTCGCGCTTCTAG
- the bamE gene encoding outer membrane protein assembly factor BamE — translation MSLRVVALLAGCLLLAACNKINQDNYAQLKAGMSKDEVESLLGKPGECAGALGMSSCTWGDEQRFISVQYAGDKVMMFSGKGLK, via the coding sequence ATGTCTCTGCGTGTCGTCGCACTACTCGCCGGTTGCCTGTTGCTGGCCGCCTGCAACAAGATCAATCAGGACAATTACGCCCAGCTCAAGGCGGGCATGAGCAAGGATGAGGTCGAGAGCCTGCTGGGCAAACCAGGCGAGTGCGCTGGCGCGCTGGGCATGTCCAGCTGCACCTGGGGCGATGAACAGCGCTTTATCAGCGTTCAGTACGCCGGCGACAAGGTCATGATGTTCTCCGGCAAGGGCTTGAAGTGA
- a CDS encoding lipocalin family protein, translating into MRLLAVLAAAALLVGCANSGTGVVPPKTVEQVDLQRYQGTWYEQARLPMFFQRNCAQSEALYELQEGGTLGVTNRCRTYDGDMQQVQGQAVVQVPGETSKLWVRFDNWASSLLPGLTKGEYWVLYLDDDYQAALVGHPNRKYLWLLTRDQDASTKHLATLLEEARSRGYDTRELIWRRTAAEMALQR; encoded by the coding sequence ATGCGCCTGCTGGCGGTGTTGGCCGCAGCGGCGCTGCTGGTGGGGTGTGCCAATTCCGGTACGGGCGTGGTGCCGCCGAAGACTGTCGAGCAGGTCGATCTGCAGCGTTATCAAGGCACTTGGTACGAGCAGGCACGCTTACCGATGTTCTTTCAGCGCAATTGTGCGCAGTCCGAGGCGCTTTATGAGCTGCAGGAAGGCGGTACGCTTGGCGTGACCAATCGCTGCCGTACTTACGATGGCGATATGCAACAGGTGCAGGGTCAGGCCGTGGTGCAGGTGCCGGGTGAAACCAGCAAGCTCTGGGTACGTTTCGACAACTGGGCCAGCAGCCTGCTGCCAGGGTTGACCAAGGGCGAATACTGGGTGCTGTATCTGGATGACGACTACCAGGCTGCACTGGTCGGCCATCCCAATCGCAAGTACCTCTGGTTGCTGACCCGTGATCAGGACGCCAGCACGAAACACCTGGCGACGCTGCTAGAAGAAGCACGCAGTCGTGGTTATGACACCCGTGAGCTGATCTGGCGCCGCACGGCTGCCGAGATGGCTCTGCAGCGTTAA
- a CDS encoding DUF2141 domain-containing protein has product MLLLVGSSAQAGDILVTVEGIQATGAVHAALVSGEQKRWPEQPLRQQQNDDGQLRLVDLPPGRYAIQLYQDRNGNGQLDQGRRGIPLEPVGFSTNPPLVNGKPSPRDSQFEHSTADTQLHIRLQSPKAKK; this is encoded by the coding sequence TTGCTGCTACTGGTCGGCTCGTCAGCCCAGGCTGGCGACATCCTGGTCACAGTAGAGGGCATACAAGCCACGGGAGCCGTACATGCGGCGCTGGTGAGCGGCGAGCAGAAACGCTGGCCCGAACAACCGCTGCGTCAGCAACAAAATGACGATGGCCAGCTGCGCCTGGTCGATCTACCGCCTGGGCGCTATGCCATTCAGCTGTACCAGGACCGCAATGGCAACGGCCAGCTCGACCAGGGCCGACGCGGCATCCCGCTGGAGCCGGTGGGTTTCTCGACCAACCCGCCACTGGTCAACGGCAAACCCTCACCGCGTGACAGTCAATTCGAACACAGTACGGCGGACACTCAACTGCATATCCGCCTGCAAAGCCCGAAAGCCAAGAAATAA
- a CDS encoding dialkylrecorsinol condensing enzyme: MRQVLIVHFSQTGQLDRLAQSVCEPLQQCSDIQLDFLQLQPAQPYPFPWPFLDFFRIFPETVLMRPQPLLPLAVDANKRYDLVILAYQVWFLSPSQPMTAFLASPEAAQLLKGTPVVTLIGCRNMWLMAQEKVKNRLTELGARLVDNIALTDACGTAASFLATPLWLFTGRQKPYSWVPRAGIDEAEMLAASRFGVAIAQRLTADNLPVECPMLRGLGAVRIDEKLIASERVGNRSFQLWSRLLAALGPQQSRRRGAGLVVYIVFLLCLIVTVVPLSALLKKLLAPLLKERTQREKAYFAGPSGE, encoded by the coding sequence ATGCGTCAGGTCTTGATCGTTCATTTTTCGCAAACTGGCCAGCTAGACAGGTTGGCGCAGTCGGTATGCGAGCCTTTACAGCAATGCAGCGATATTCAGCTGGATTTTCTCCAGCTGCAACCCGCGCAACCTTACCCGTTTCCCTGGCCGTTTCTCGATTTTTTCCGGATTTTCCCGGAAACCGTGCTGATGCGTCCGCAGCCATTGCTGCCGTTGGCAGTGGATGCGAACAAGCGTTATGACTTGGTGATCCTCGCCTATCAGGTGTGGTTCCTCTCGCCCTCGCAGCCGATGACCGCGTTCCTTGCGTCCCCCGAGGCGGCGCAGTTGCTCAAGGGCACGCCGGTGGTGACGCTGATCGGTTGCCGCAATATGTGGCTGATGGCCCAGGAGAAGGTCAAGAACCGGCTCACTGAACTGGGCGCACGGCTGGTGGACAATATCGCCCTGACGGACGCTTGCGGCACGGCGGCGAGTTTTCTGGCGACGCCCTTGTGGTTGTTTACCGGGCGGCAGAAGCCCTACAGCTGGGTGCCTCGCGCCGGTATTGATGAGGCGGAAATGCTCGCCGCCAGCCGCTTTGGTGTGGCCATAGCCCAGCGTTTGACGGCCGATAACCTGCCAGTCGAATGCCCGATGCTCAGAGGGCTTGGTGCGGTACGAATTGATGAAAAGCTGATCGCCAGCGAGAGGGTCGGCAATCGCAGCTTCCAGTTATGGAGCCGCTTGCTGGCGGCGTTAGGCCCGCAGCAGAGTCGTCGGCGTGGCGCCGGGCTGGTGGTGTATATCGTCTTTCTGTTGTGCCTGATCGTCACCGTGGTGCCGCTCAGTGCTTTGCTTAAAAAGCTGTTGGCGCCGCTGTTAAAAGAGCGCACTCAGCGTGAGAAGGCTTACTTTGCCGGCCCGTCTGGCGAGTGA
- a CDS encoding beta-ketoacyl-ACP synthase III: MVQPVFINRISAFLPHAPVDNEQMEARLGLVGGKPSRARKLILRSNGIQQRHYVIDPQTGEPSMSNAQVSAAAIRGLLGGDFQLDDLDCLVASSASPDQVMPGHAVMVQGELGNPPCEVVSTAGICLCGMTALKYAWMSVASGESRNAVACGSEVASTLMQASNFNAEYESRLDELETHPEIAFEKDFLRWMLSDGAGAVLLQGQPNRTGLSLRIDWIDIFSFADQMPPCMYAGAEMVDGQLQGWSRYDGGERNRRSLMAIKQDVKLLNDNIVKYTVEETLKRIMARRELQVDAVDYFLPHYSSEFFRERLAVGLANSGLPIPQERWFTNLTSKGNTGAASIFIMLDELFNSGSLRSGQRLLCYVPESGRFSSAFMHLTVVGQDGDNT, encoded by the coding sequence GTGGTACAACCTGTATTTATCAATCGCATTAGCGCCTTCCTGCCCCATGCGCCGGTCGACAACGAGCAGATGGAAGCACGCTTGGGCCTGGTCGGCGGCAAGCCTTCGCGCGCGCGCAAGCTGATCCTGCGCAGCAACGGCATTCAGCAGCGCCACTATGTCATCGACCCGCAGACTGGCGAGCCGAGCATGAGCAATGCCCAGGTCAGTGCGGCAGCGATTCGAGGTCTGCTCGGTGGTGATTTCCAGCTGGATGACCTCGATTGTCTGGTGGCCAGCAGCGCTTCGCCGGATCAGGTCATGCCTGGTCATGCGGTGATGGTGCAAGGCGAGCTGGGCAATCCGCCGTGCGAGGTGGTGTCCACCGCCGGTATCTGCCTGTGCGGCATGACCGCGCTGAAATACGCCTGGATGAGCGTGGCCAGTGGCGAAAGCCGTAACGCCGTAGCCTGCGGCTCGGAAGTCGCCTCGACCCTGATGCAGGCGAGCAATTTCAACGCCGAGTACGAAAGCCGCCTCGATGAGCTGGAAACCCACCCGGAAATTGCCTTCGAGAAGGACTTTCTACGCTGGATGCTCTCCGACGGCGCGGGTGCCGTGCTGCTCCAGGGCCAGCCGAACCGCACAGGCCTGAGCCTGCGCATCGACTGGATCGACATCTTCTCCTTTGCCGACCAGATGCCGCCGTGCATGTATGCCGGCGCGGAAATGGTCGACGGCCAGCTGCAGGGCTGGAGCCGCTATGACGGCGGCGAGCGCAACCGCCGCTCGCTGATGGCGATCAAGCAGGACGTCAAACTGCTCAACGACAACATCGTCAAATACACCGTGGAAGAGACGCTGAAGCGCATCATGGCGCGCCGCGAGCTGCAGGTTGATGCGGTGGATTATTTTCTCCCGCACTATTCCTCGGAGTTCTTCCGCGAGCGCCTGGCCGTGGGCCTGGCCAATTCGGGCTTGCCGATCCCGCAGGAGCGCTGGTTTACCAACCTGACCAGTAAAGGCAATACCGGCGCTGCGTCGATCTTTATCATGCTTGATGAGTTGTTCAATTCAGGTAGCCTGCGCAGCGGCCAGCGTTTGCTCTGCTATGTGCCGGAAAGTGGGCGCTTCTCCAGCGCCTTTATGCATCTGACAGTGGTTGGCCAGGACGGTGACAACACATGA
- a CDS encoding BtrH N-terminal domain-containing protein, which produces MSSFQHQQSAHCESGVMASLLTHAGLPMSEPMAFGLASGLAFAYLPIVKLSGMPLIAYRMPPKHLIKTLSKRLGAKLHTRTFSDPEQGRRELDAALDSGRLAGLQSSVFWLPYFPPEMRFHFNAHNLLAYGREGNDYLISDPVFEEPVRCAAEDLQKARFAKGALAAKGLMYWLDDVPLEQDWSKLIRQSVLSTTRILDGMPLPWIGIRGIQHLAGQIDKLDPAQSKYNRLYLTHIVRMQEEIGTGGAGFRFMYASFLQEAGEKLGDGNLQDASAQLTAIGDHWRQFASACVRASRNKGETPNFAPIADSLRSIALQERGLMKELAAWSKRK; this is translated from the coding sequence ATGAGCAGTTTTCAGCATCAACAGAGCGCCCACTGCGAAAGCGGGGTGATGGCCAGCCTGTTGACCCATGCCGGTTTGCCAATGAGCGAGCCGATGGCCTTCGGTCTGGCTTCGGGTCTGGCATTTGCCTACCTGCCGATCGTCAAGCTCAGCGGCATGCCGCTGATTGCCTACCGCATGCCGCCCAAGCACCTGATTAAGACCCTGAGCAAACGCCTCGGTGCGAAGCTGCATACCCGCACCTTTAGTGATCCCGAGCAGGGGCGCCGGGAGCTGGACGCCGCGCTGGACAGCGGGCGCCTGGCCGGGCTGCAAAGCTCGGTGTTCTGGCTGCCGTACTTTCCGCCGGAGATGCGCTTTCACTTCAACGCGCACAACCTGCTGGCCTATGGTCGTGAGGGCAATGACTACCTGATCAGCGATCCGGTGTTCGAAGAGCCGGTGCGCTGCGCCGCCGAAGACCTGCAGAAGGCCCGCTTTGCCAAGGGCGCATTGGCCGCCAAGGGCCTGATGTACTGGCTCGATGATGTGCCGCTGGAGCAGGACTGGAGCAAGCTGATTCGCCAGAGCGTGCTGTCCACCACGCGGATTCTCGATGGCATGCCGCTGCCATGGATCGGTATTCGCGGCATTCAGCATCTGGCGGGGCAGATCGACAAACTCGATCCGGCGCAAAGCAAATACAACCGCCTGTACCTGACCCACATCGTGCGTATGCAGGAAGAGATCGGCACTGGTGGTGCGGGGTTCCGCTTTATGTACGCGAGTTTTCTGCAGGAAGCCGGCGAGAAGCTGGGTGATGGCAACCTGCAGGACGCCTCGGCACAGCTGACTGCCATCGGCGACCACTGGCGCCAGTTCGCCTCGGCCTGCGTGCGCGCCAGCCGCAACAAGGGCGAGACACCAAACTTCGCCCCCATCGCCGACAGCCTGCGCAGCATTGCTCTACAAGAGCGCGGCTTGATGAAAGAACTGGCGGCCTGGAGCAAGCGCAAGTAG
- a CDS encoding beta-ketoacyl synthase N-terminal-like domain-containing protein encodes MTPIYLQRAALHCALGDDLPSAASALQAGQPPQGEAFVLHEVHESRNYLYAAKTGENLNERLDRLLSETLGTNPQALDDCLLIVASTSLDISELEALTRQQQGFHPEDSTPLDLLANQLRQRWGFASAFTLNTACTSAANGLLYGARLINAGQYARALVLSFETPSAIAMQGFGALMLTSPSGQYRPFHPARDGLLLGEAYAAVLLSSEPGNAPLARLLGGFSACDTSSLTTTREDGSHIHWVMQQALRSAGCAAAQIDLVKLHGTATSANDEAESNGMRLLYGEQMPALSLLKPWLGHTLGACGLSESLLLLKALQSGPLPAVSYANQAMLPFSAEPQTLAADSLLLTNFFGFGGNNASLVLQGCIAGETVCR; translated from the coding sequence GTGACCCCGATCTATCTGCAACGCGCCGCCCTGCACTGCGCTCTGGGTGATGACCTGCCCAGCGCCGCCAGCGCTTTACAGGCAGGCCAACCGCCTCAGGGCGAAGCCTTTGTGCTGCATGAAGTGCATGAATCGCGCAATTATCTATACGCCGCTAAAACCGGTGAAAACCTGAACGAGCGCCTGGATCGCCTGCTGAGCGAAACCCTCGGCACAAATCCCCAGGCACTCGACGACTGCCTGTTGATCGTCGCCAGCACCAGCCTGGATATCAGCGAACTGGAAGCGCTGACCCGCCAGCAGCAGGGCTTTCACCCGGAAGATTCCACGCCGCTGGATCTGCTCGCCAACCAACTGCGCCAGCGCTGGGGTTTTGCCTCTGCCTTTACCCTGAATACCGCCTGCACCAGCGCCGCCAACGGCCTGCTCTACGGCGCCCGGCTGATCAACGCCGGCCAATACGCGCGGGCCTTGGTGCTGAGCTTCGAAACGCCCAGCGCCATCGCCATGCAGGGTTTCGGCGCGCTGATGCTGACCAGTCCCAGCGGCCAGTATCGGCCCTTCCACCCCGCACGCGACGGTCTGCTGCTGGGCGAAGCCTATGCCGCCGTGCTGCTCAGCAGCGAGCCGGGTAACGCACCACTTGCAAGGCTGCTCGGCGGCTTTAGCGCCTGCGACACCAGCAGCCTGACCACCACCCGCGAAGATGGCAGCCATATTCACTGGGTCATGCAACAGGCGCTGCGCAGCGCTGGCTGCGCGGCTGCGCAGATCGACCTGGTGAAACTGCACGGCACCGCCACCAGCGCCAACGATGAAGCCGAAAGCAACGGCATGCGCCTGCTATATGGCGAACAGATGCCGGCCCTAAGCCTGCTTAAACCCTGGCTCGGCCATACCCTGGGCGCCTGCGGCTTAAGTGAGAGCCTGCTACTGCTCAAGGCCCTGCAGAGCGGCCCGCTGCCCGCTGTGAGCTACGCCAACCAAGCCATGCTGCCATTCAGCGCAGAGCCGCAGACCCTGGCGGCCGACAGCCTGCTACTGACCAACTTCTTCGGCTTTGGCGGCAATAACGCAAGCTTGGTTCTGCAAGGCTGCATCGCGGGGGAAACCGTATGCCGGTAA
- a CDS encoding acyl carrier protein — MDHSLLEQQLKQLLIRECDKEDDIDWQSISDDEPLFGAKSRIAMDSLDALQVSLALQQHYGVRIEGAKDGRRILGSIASIAAYIRQQQ; from the coding sequence ATGGACCACTCACTACTAGAACAACAACTCAAACAACTGCTGATTCGCGAGTGCGACAAGGAAGACGATATCGACTGGCAGAGCATCAGCGATGACGAACCACTGTTCGGCGCCAAGAGCCGCATCGCCATGGACAGCCTCGACGCCCTGCAAGTATCCCTGGCGCTGCAACAGCACTACGGTGTGCGCATCGAGGGCGCGAAAGACGGCCGGCGTATCCTTGGCAGCATCGCCAGCATCGCCGCCTATATCAGGCAGCAGCAGTGA
- a CDS encoding ABC transporter permease, translating into MALARKEVLLLLRDPHALAVLFIMPTLFLLLMAGAMSSYMQDKPPALRLIIQAPQDDASQFFHDALQAQLADSTLLAHSDEPLAQVRLPEDFAATLLDSPHQGPSLSYPAQFDKLSRQRLHSAVSIALAQTRLLAYLEDSGVVDAELSRAERLHLVQQRTQSQIDEQEQLASGDLSGRANATQLSVPAWLIFGMFFVVLPMAGGFQREQQSGTLLRLRCLGLNLGTLVLSKLLPYFAINLLQFALLLGIGIYGLPLLGLPALSLPGSAAAYPLLAISVALATCSLGLLLAALARSSEQALLLGGGINILLAAIGGIMVPKSVMPAAMAQLAEISPMSWALDAFLTLLVGHGSLADIAPYCARLLLFAAVCGMAGLLLFTRRVQRTQWTTHY; encoded by the coding sequence GTGGCATTGGCACGCAAGGAAGTGCTGTTGCTGCTGCGCGACCCCCATGCGCTGGCGGTGCTGTTTATCATGCCGACTCTGTTTCTACTGCTGATGGCCGGGGCCATGTCCAGCTATATGCAGGACAAACCACCGGCACTGCGCCTAATTATCCAAGCCCCGCAGGACGACGCCAGCCAGTTCTTCCACGATGCCTTGCAGGCGCAACTGGCGGACAGCACGCTGCTCGCACATAGCGACGAGCCGCTGGCCCAGGTGCGCCTGCCGGAGGACTTCGCGGCTACCTTGCTGGACAGCCCGCACCAGGGGCCGAGCCTGAGCTACCCGGCACAGTTCGACAAACTCTCGCGCCAGCGCCTGCACAGCGCGGTGAGCATCGCCTTGGCGCAGACCCGCCTGCTGGCCTATCTGGAAGACAGCGGCGTAGTTGATGCTGAACTCAGCCGGGCTGAGCGCCTGCACCTGGTGCAGCAGCGCACCCAGAGCCAGATCGATGAGCAGGAGCAACTGGCCAGCGGCGACCTTAGCGGTCGCGCCAATGCCACCCAGCTGAGCGTGCCGGCCTGGCTGATCTTCGGCATGTTCTTCGTCGTGCTGCCCATGGCCGGTGGTTTTCAGCGCGAACAGCAGAGCGGCACCCTGCTGCGCCTGCGCTGCCTGGGGCTGAACCTCGGCACACTGGTGTTGAGCAAGCTGCTGCCGTACTTCGCCATCAACCTGTTGCAGTTCGCGCTGCTACTCGGCATTGGCATCTACGGGCTGCCGCTGCTTGGCCTGCCCGCCCTCAGCCTGCCGGGCAGTGCCGCAGCCTACCCGCTGCTGGCCATCAGCGTGGCCCTGGCCACCTGCAGTCTGGGCCTGTTGCTCGCCGCGTTGGCGCGTAGCAGTGAACAGGCACTGCTGCTCGGCGGCGGCATCAATATCCTGCTGGCCGCGATTGGCGGGATCATGGTGCCGAAAAGCGTCATGCCCGCCGCCATGGCCCAACTGGCGGAAATCTCCCCCATGAGCTGGGCGCTGGACGCCTTTCTCACCCTGCTGGTGGGCCACGGCTCACTGGCCGACATCGCCCCCTACTGCGCGCGCCTGCTGCTGTTTGCAGCGGTGTGCGGGATGGCCGGGCTGCTTCTGTTCACCCGACGAGTACAGCGCACGCAATGGACCACTCACTACTAG